Genomic DNA from Taurinivorans muris:
ACGGTCTTTTATATCGTTCCTATAAGTATATCCATGTTCTTTAAGACTTTCTATAAAATCTTTTTCAAGTTGTGCTTCATTTTGCATGGAAATTTACCTCATAGTTTAACTTTAAAAAGTTTAAGTGTTTTTCGCACTAAAGGCAAGAGAAAAAACAAGGAGTTTTGTTTAGAATTTATTTGATTTTTGATTGTTTTTTTAGTTTATCTATTAGCTATGATGAATGGATTATTTTTATAGTAACTGCTTATAAATTATTACCCTGTACACAACCCTGTCCAAAAAATTTAAAAATAATTTTTATTCCTTATTATAGATAAAAATTTATTTATTGAAAACATAAATATTAAAAAAATATTCATTGACACCGGTTATTATCTTGGATTAAATTTTTATGCGCTGATAACATATGATAATTATGTATAAACGAAGCAAAAAAGTCTAATTATGAGGAATCCTCCTATTGTTAGGCAAGAGCACAGGTCCTGCAAAAGGGGGATTTTTATGAACAAGAAAAAAGAAGCGGTGGTTTTAGGATTTGCTTTATTTGCCATGTTCTTTGGAGCGGGCAATCTTATTTTCCCTCCCTCTTTGGGAATTGCCATGGGAAAGGACTGGTTTTTAGCCGGAATAGGATTTTTATTAACAGGCGTGGGACTTCCGTTATTCGGCGTTTTGGCTTTTACAAAAGTCGGGCGGCTTGAGAATTTTTCCATAAAAATATCTTCTCGGTTTAACACGCTTTATTGTACGGCACTTATCCTTGTCATCGGGCCTTTATTTGCCATACCGAGAACCGGCTCAACCACATTTGAGATGGGGGTTCTTCCGTTATTTCCGAATACAGACCCATTTTTATTGTCAGCAATTTCTTCTGTTTTATTTTTTGGGGCAACCTATCTGATTGTTATTAAAGAATCAAAACTGACTGATATTATAGGGAAATTTATTACACCTGTTCTTCTTATTATTTTGGCTGCCATAGCATTTTTCGGCATTACGGGTGACATTGGAACTGCTGTTGATAAACACGTTACGGGCGTTTTTACCCAGGGTTTTGTCAATGGTTATCAGACAATGGATGCCCTTGCTTCTGTTTTGTTCGGGGTAATTATTATTAAAGGTCTTGAAGGGAAAGGGATAACAGAAGAAAAAGAACAGCGATATTTTCTTACAGGTGCAGCGTTTATTGCGGCAGCAGGGCTTGGGTTTATTTATTTCAGTCTGATGTTTTTAGGCTCTAAAATAAGCGGAGCGGGAACATTTGAAACAACAAGTTCTGCCCTCTATCTTGCAGAAGTAACCCTTGGATCAGCGGGGAAAATACTTTTTGGTATTTGTGTTGCCGCTGCATGCTTTACAACAGCTGTCGGGCTTGTTGCCATATCCTCTGCATGGTTTTCAAGACTTACACGTATCAGATATAACGTGTGGGCTGTCATTATATGTGTATTTTCTGGTCTAATGGCACTGGGAGGGGTTGATTTTATCATAAAACTTTCTATCCCTGTTTTATGTATCTTATATCCCGTAACAATCATCCTTATTCTTTTAAATATTTTCGGAGTAAAAAATATTTTGGTTTACAGAGTTGCAACATATACAACTCTTATTGCGATTACTTTTGAAGTAGGGGCTCAGACATTCGGTCTTACGGGAATTTCTGAATTTCTAAAGGTAATTCCTTTGGCCGATGTCGGTTTCATATGGATTATGCCATGTATTTTAGGAATGATAATCGCTTATTTTATTACACAAATAAGAAATGGCGCAAAACAAAAAACAGAGAAATAGGTTATAAAAATCCACAAATTAAAAAATCGTGAAAAACCAGAGCAGTTCCGTTAATTATTAAAAAATTTTTCAGGAAGAGAACCAAACTTCTCTCCCCGTCCCTTTCTCAAAACGTTTTACACTATTATTTCATAGTTACAGTATTACAGCTATAAGAAGGGAATATTCCCCAAGAAAAAAAATTGTATGAAAATTATATGGGACTGTTCTGAGTAATAAAAAATTCTTGTAACGGAAAAATGCGGTTTTCTGATATAAGGAAATCCGTTTGCGTAACGTTTTTGCTGTAATAAGTAAAAATGTGTACATGCAATAGGTTAAAGACCATTTCCCTGCATGTACGCAACCATGGCAAGAAACTTAAAAATAATTTTTATTTGTAATTATATCAATATAATACAATACAATATAATATAATCAAAAACAGATTTCACCCGCCGCCAGCCGCACAGAATTTTATCTGATTTTCATATGCGGCGTATATGAAATACCGCCATTACAAAAAAAACTAAAAAAAACAAACCGGTTAATTTGATCAATTAACAACTAAAAACTCACGCCCATTTTTTATCGCTTTGTTTAATCTTTTTTAAAACTCCCTGCCAAGAACGGCCTGTCAGGAATGATTGAGGGGCTTTATCAATCATCTCCGCCAGCACGTCAGAAGAAACCGTAAAACTCAATTCGTCCGTTTTCATGAAAGGACGGCAGGAAATATCCGTGCAGCCAATCACGGCACGCCGCAAACCTTTACGCTGATACGTCCGCGGCCATGCAAATATCCCGCTGCAGCCAGCTCCAAAGGGCATAGCAACCGCATTGTGATCGTTGAGAGCAAAATAGGCAAGGTGACAAAGTCCTGTTAATCGTTCAGCTCTGGCAAAAAATGTCACAACTTCAGGCTTCTCTTCACCCTGAAATAGAGAGAGCGGCTTGACCACACAATAGCTGCCAGAAGCTT
This window encodes:
- the brnQ gene encoding branched-chain amino acid transport system II carrier protein; amino-acid sequence: MNKKKEAVVLGFALFAMFFGAGNLIFPPSLGIAMGKDWFLAGIGFLLTGVGLPLFGVLAFTKVGRLENFSIKISSRFNTLYCTALILVIGPLFAIPRTGSTTFEMGVLPLFPNTDPFLLSAISSVLFFGATYLIVIKESKLTDIIGKFITPVLLIILAAIAFFGITGDIGTAVDKHVTGVFTQGFVNGYQTMDALASVLFGVIIIKGLEGKGITEEKEQRYFLTGAAFIAAAGLGFIYFSLMFLGSKISGAGTFETTSSALYLAEVTLGSAGKILFGICVAAACFTTAVGLVAISSAWFSRLTRIRYNVWAVIICVFSGLMALGGVDFIIKLSIPVLCILYPVTIILILLNIFGVKNILVYRVATYTTLIAITFEVGAQTFGLTGISEFLKVIPLADVGFIWIMPCILGMIIAYFITQIRNGAKQKTEK
- a CDS encoding DUF169 domain-containing protein; this encodes MFWFQEGLERLLHLLGNMEMPLGAYYTNTLPTAGLTPARGRHECIINFMRKSRTQETPVFFAADTNACMGGWTYLGFSNENRDKIASFVTTGLPGRGGEHYMPEPASIYRLFEEMEFQKASGSYCVVKPLSLFQGEEKPEVVTFFARAERLTGLCHLAYFALNDHNAVAMPFGAGCSGIFAWPRTYQRKGLRRAVIGCTDISCRPFMKTDELSFTVSSDVLAEMIDKAPQSFLTGRSWQGVLKKIKQSDKKWA